Proteins found in one Magnolia sinica isolate HGM2019 chromosome 5, MsV1, whole genome shotgun sequence genomic segment:
- the LOC131245962 gene encoding probable aquaporin PIP2-2, which produces MGKDVEVAEHGEFTAKDYTDPPPAPLIDVDELTQWSFYRALIAEFIATLLFLYITVATVIGYKSEVDPTKNTAPDAACSGVGILGIAWAFGGMIFILVYCTAGISGGHINPAVTFGLFLARKVSLIRAVLYMVAQCLGAICGVGLVKGFQKSYYDRYGGGANELADGYNKGTGLGAEIIGTFVLVYTVFSATDPKRNARDSHVPVLAPLPIGFAVFMVHLATIPITGTGINPARSFGAAVIYNKDKAWDDQWIFWVGPFIGAAIAAAYHQYILRAAAIKALGSFRSNPHV; this is translated from the exons ATGGGGAAGGACGTTGAGGTGGCGGAACACGGAGAGTTCACGGCCAAGGACTACACGGACCCTCCTCCGGCGCCGTTGATCGACGTCGATGAACTGACCCAGTGGTCCTTCTACAGGGCCCTGATCGCCGAGTTCATCGCGACGCTTCTCTTCCTGTACATCACGGTCGCGACGGTGATCGGTTACAAAagcgaggtggaccccaccaagaatACCGCCCCTGATGCGGCTTGCAGTGGAGTCGGCATCCTCGGCATCGCGTGGGCCTTTGGTGGAATGATCTTCATCCTCGTCTACTGCACGGCTGGGATTTCTG GTGGGCACATAAACCCGGCAGTGACGTTCGGCCTGTTCCTAGCGAGGAAGGTCTCCTTGATCCGGGCCGTGCTGTACATGGTGGCCCAGTGCTTGGGTGCTATCTGCGGCGTCGGCTTGGTGAAGGGCTTCCAGAAGTCTTACTATGACAGGTACGGTGGTGGGGCCAACGAGCTAGCCGACGGCTACAACAAGGGCACGGGCTTGGGCGCGGAGATCATCGGGACCTTCGTGCTTGTCTATACCGTCTTCTCCGCCACCGATCCCAAGAGGAACGCCAGGGATTCTCACGTTCCG GTTTTGGCGCCTCTCCCCATCGGATTTGCCGTTTTCATGGTCCATCTTGCGACGATCCCGATCACAGGCACCGGCATCAACCCAGCTAGAAGTTTTGGGGCCGCTGTCATCTACAACAAAGATAAGGCTTGGGATGATCAG TGGATCTTCTGGGTGGGCCCATTCATCGGTGCCGCCATTGCTGCCGCATATCACCAGTACATCCTCAGGGCGGCAGCCATCAAAGCTCTTGGCTCCTTCAGAAGCAATCCGCACGTTTGA